In the Psychromicrobium lacuslunae genome, AAAGTGACTCTGGTGTTTTTACTCCGCTCCGGCGAGGTATTACTTGGTCTGAAGAAAACAGGTTTCGGCACCGGAAAAGTCGTCGGCATCGGCGGTCACCTGGAAACGGGGGAGAGCGCCCGGGACGCCGCGGTGCGGGAGGTGTTCGAGGAAACCTCCGTCAGGGTGCAGAGTGCCGATTTGTACTACCGAGGCAGTGTGCGGTTCCGTTTTCCGGCTATGCCTGACTGGGATATGGACACCGAGGTTTTTAGTGCACTGAATTGGCAGGGCGAGCCTCAAGAAAGCGCGGAGATTGCACCGCGTTGGCACCGGCTCGACGCGCTGCCGTTGACACAGATGTGGCAGGACGCGGAGCACTGGCTGCCTCTCATGCTCAGCTATCCGGAGGGCGAACAAATAACACAACGCTTCATCGTGCGGATGGCCACCGACAACGAAAGCGTCGAATCGGTGCAGACTGAAAGTGAACGGCAAGTCAGTGAAGCTAGAGAGCGCTGAGCTTCAGTAACACAATCTGCTCCGGTGAAGCTTCCGGCAATTGCAGACCCACCTTCTGTAAGGCAGCACCGGAATACTGTGTATCGTCCGAGGCCGCGGCCGATAACTGGGTGAGCCAGTGCGGTGCCACCAAGCCATGTGGCTTATCGCCGGGTGCCAGCAGGCGGACCTGATAACGCGCCTCCGGATCAAGACCAGCAAGCTGGAAACGTCCCCTGGGCGCGAATTCCGAACGGCTCAAATAGGCCAGTTGAAAAAGTCCCTGCCGCTGGTCCGCTGAAACCACACCTCGAATCAGCAGCGAGGGATCGGCATGATCGACTCGAACCACCTTCCCCGAATGCAACAGCGGGCGTTCTTGCTGGTAGAGCCGAATCCAGTCAGCTAATTCGGCCAGTTCCTCGGCGCTCGCCGCATTGAGATCCCACTCAATGCCGAAATGACCGAACAGCGCCGTGCCAGCGCGGAAAGAGAGGTCGTGGCGTCGCCCAGTGGTGTGCGAACGAGTCGAGGCAACGTGGGAACCGATCAGTTCAGGCGGGATGAGCTGACCGGTCCAGCGGTCAATGTGTTGACGTTCCAGCGGATCGATGCAATCCGAAGCCCAGACCCGGTCGGTGCGTTCCAGCACGCCCAGGTCCACCCGGGCGCCACCGGAGGAGCAAGATTCGATTTCCAGTTCCGGGAATCGTGCTTTGAGTTCATCCATCAATCGGTAGGTCGCCAAAGTCTGTTCATGCACACTCGGCACCCCGCTGGGCTGCCGCCCGGCGTCGACCAAATCGCGATTGTGGTCCCATTTGATATAGCTGATCGAGTATTCGGTGAGTAATTCAACCATTCGATCCCTGATGAATTCATAGGCTTCAGGGATGGCCAGATTGAGTACTTGCTGATGTCGAGACTCCACCGGCAAGCGGTCTCCGGTAGCCATCACCCACTCCGGGTGGCGGCGAGCGAGTTCCGAGTCAAGATTGACCATTTCGGGTTCGAACCACAGCCCGAACTCCATCCCGAGTTCACCGACTCGGCCCACCAGCGGAGCTAGGCCATTGGGCCACACCGCCGGATCGACGTACCAATCGCCTAGGCCGGCTCGATCATCACGGCGCCCCAGGAACCAGCCATCATCGAGCACGAAACGTTCCACGCCGATGTGGGCAGCGGTCTCGGCCAGGCCGAGCAGCCGCTCCAGATCGTGGTCGAAATATACCGCCTCCCAAACGTTCAGGGTGGCTGGACGCGGTTTGCTGGCCCGGCCGGGAAGTTCGCGGAGGAACCGATGGAACTTAGCAGCCACCTCATCCAAGCCTTGCCCATAGCTCGCGTAAACCCAGGGGCTCTGGTAACTCTGCCCCTGAGTCAGCCGTACCTCGCCGGGCAACAGTAGTTCGCCCGCACCAAGTAATTGCACACCGTGAAAGGTGCGTTCTGCGTAGTGCCGATGATTACCGGAGAAACCCAGGTGAACCGACCAAACCTCGCCCTGCTGGAAGCAAAAACCCTGTTTTCCCAGGCAAAGCAGAGTCGCAGCATCCGAACCGGTACGACCCTTGCGGCCCTCGCGCAGATGGCTGCCGACAGTCATCCTGCTCCGCTGCGGAACGCGCTCCTTACCCCAGTGTCCGGCAAAGTCCAGTAACTCCTGAGCGGCCAACGGCACCGGGAAAGCAAAATTTAGCTCATCGAGCTGATACGGCTGCGTGGACTGGTTCTGCAATTCGGCGCGGGCTCGGAGCAAACCGGAATCGGTCATTTCTATCTCCAGCCGGAGACCCAGTTGGGCCGCCGGGTCGGAAGCCTGCACGATGAGTCGTTGGCCTTGTAAAACCACTGGGCCTTGAGGCTCGGGGAGTCCCTCGACGGCGTGCCCGTCGAGCTGGAGAGCAGAAACGGTGAACTGTGGGGACCAGGCGGTGCCATCTCGACTACCCGAGAGGCCCGGCCGACCAAGCCAGCCCGCGCTGTGCGCCGGCAATATTGCGACCCGAACCGGCAGATCGACCATATTTGAGACCACCGGGGAAATATTCGCCTCAGCTAGAGCTAATAATTCTTGATCGCTAAGCGCTCCGAGCGCTTCACCCCAATGCACGACTTCAGGGAGCCTGCCTTCGCGGCAGTCAAGCACCAGGGCGACCTGAGCGGCTTGCAGGGAAATGAGCGCGTTCGTGGGGTGCTTCACTGTGTCTTCTTCGGCCCTGATCATTCAGGCAGTTTAGTGACCTTCGGCAGCTCGCGGAAGAGCTGGCCGAAGTGTGACTTCGCTGACTCGGTGCGGCGACCCATTGCGTTTCGCCAGGGAATCAAAGGCGCGCCGCTTGTAACCTTTTTGATGGAGGCGGAAACTCAGACTGTATTCGAATCAGTAAGCGATGACCTGGGCGGCACCGAAAGGAACGGCTGTGGAACCCGATCGCGAAAGTCAGTTCGTGGCGATGCATCAAGATTGCTACTCGCTGATCTATGCCTTCGTGCAGCGTCGGATCAATGACCCTGAAGCTAGTCAAGAGCTAGCCGCTGACGTTTTCCGCATCGTCTGGCAAAAGTGGCAGGGCGAGGCCCCTCGGCTGCCCTGGTTATATGCGGTGGCGCGCAATGTGATTGGCAACGAATACCGTAGCCGAGAGCGGCGACGCCAGCTGCAGTCGCGGTTACGTGCCGAGGCAGTGGCTCAGTCCGGATCCAACGAACCAGAAAGTTACGTGCTGGAGGTACTCGAAACCTTGAAAAACGCCGATCGGGAGGTTCTGCAACTGGCCTACTGGGAGCAACTGTCACTCGCCGAAATCGGTGTGGTGCTGCAGATCAGCCCCACTACCGCCAAAGTGAGGTTGCACCGGGCCCGGGAAGCGTTTCGTCGCGCGATGCCCAGGACTGGCCTGACAACATCAACTCAGCAGGAGGCCTGAAATGGATCCGATAGCGAAGCTTATTTCGGAGAGCGATCCGATGCGTCGAGATCCGGCCCGGCTACCCGAGGCGGCAGCAGAATTGCGAGCTGTGGTCACCGAAGCTGAACCAAAAGCTCAGCTGATTGGGGGCGCTCCGGGCAGCCCCAGTCCTATCCGGCCGAAGAAACGCCGCTGGCCCAGGGTTTCGGTGCTCGCCGCCTCCCTGGCAGTTATTGCGGTGGCAGTACTGGTGGTCTTCTTGAATGTGAACAGACTGCCCACACCCATCTCGCCAGCCTCGGGGCAGCCCGCGGTGCAAAATTCCGGATGGCAGCTTTACTTGGAAGGTTCCGGGCAGCTGAGTTTTGAATACCCGCCAGGCTGGCAGGCCCAGGAAAGCTTTAAAAACGACCAGAACGGCGGCGAGATTCGTACCGTGGCGGTGCGCAATCCGGCCGGTGCGCAAATCGCCCTGCTAAGCCTAGAAAGAGGAGTCGCCTACCCAGAGCTTTGCCAGCTGAACCAGGGTGTGCAGCTGGTGGACACCGTGCCTTTGCAATTACCGGTGAAGTCAATCCAGAACCCGAATATGTTGCCCGGTAAGCCGAGCTTTGTCTTCCGGGTCAGCCCTGACGCGGTCACCGGGGAGGTTCGTGGCGCGATTTTGCTGCGCAATGAATCCTCCACGCCGAATATTGGCGGTTGCCTTTCGCCGGATCGAATCTATGCACCGGACGGGATCGCCCTAATTGGGTTTGGCGACGAGGTGACACCCGCGAAGCTCGACTCGGCCGCTCCGCTCACTTTCAAAGACCTGGCGGCGGCCAAGGCTTATCAAAATACCGAGGAGTACCAGACCCTCAAAAAGATCCTCACCTCGTTGCGCTTCCGTTAAACCAGATCGAGTGTGCAGTTCTACACCTTAAAACGCGGTCAAAAGGTGCAGAACTGCACACTCGATGGGAAAGAGCGCTCAGAGCTGTCTCTCAGATCTCTCTCTCAGATCTCTCTCTCCGAGGGGCCGTTGTAGGCGCTCAGCGGACGGATCAGCGAATTCGAGGCCGCTTGCTCCATAATGTGAGCGGTCCAGCCGGTGATCCGTGAGGCCACGAACAGCGGGGTGAACGTCGGGGTGTCGAAGCCCATCAGGTGATAGGTCGGCCCGGCCGGATAATCCAGGTTCGGCTTAATGTTCTTCGCCTCGCCCATTGCTGATTCCAAAGCAGAGTACAGTTCCAGCATGTCCGCGCGCTGATAGTGCGCCGACATTTTTTCCAACGCCTCCTTCATGGTCGGCACTCGGGAATCACCGTTCTTATAAACCCGGTGACCAAAGCCCATGATCTTTTTCTTCTGAGCCAAGGCGTCATCCAACCAGCTCTTGGCGTCGACACCGGTGGACTGGATTTCCTCGAAGGTGTGCATCACGGCTTCGTTGGCGCCGCCATGCAAAGGCCCCTTCAGAGCGCCGATCGCCCCGGTCACCGCCGAATGCAGATCCGCGAGCGTCGAGGTGATAACCCGAGCGGTGAAGGTGGAAGCATTGAAGGAATGCTCCGCGTAGAGGATCATCGAAACGTTGAACGCCTCGACCACCTCGGGCGCAGCTTCTTCGCCGAAAGTCATCCAGAGGAAGTTCGCTGAATAACCCAGATCTTCACGGGGATCCACCGGAGCCAAGCCGTGCCGACGTCGTTGGTCATAAGCGACCACCGCTGGCATCGCCGCGAAGAGTTCCTGGGCTTTACGCAGATTGGCCTCGGCGGAGGAGTCCTCCGCCAGGGCATGATTGGCACCGATCACCGAGGTGGCGGTCCGGCAGACGTCCATCGGGTGGCAGCTGGTGGGCAGCAGATCGATAGCGGCCTTGACGTTGCTGTCCAAGGCACGATTGGCCCGCTCAAGAGCTTCGAACTCGGTGAGCTCCGCTTCGGACGGCAGTTCGCCATTCCACAGCAGCAGTGCAACTTCTTCGAAGCTTTTCTGCGCGGCCAAGTCCTGTACCGGGTAGCCGCGGTAGAGCAGCGAATTAGTTTCCGGGTTGACCTTCGAGACCGCCGTGTAATCGACGACGACGCCGGCTAGGCCCTTCTTAATTTCCTGTGTTTCTTCGGCCATCTGTTCTCACTCTCCTTCGAGATTATTGGCTCTTTAGCTGTGCTCAGCTCGGGCGAGCTGGCGTTTACAGCTGGGTCGTAAACTGCACTGGTGCTGAAAAATTAAACACAGCGGAGTCGAACTGGTTGTATCCCTCGTAGTCTACGAGTTCATATAAACGAGCACGGGTCTGCATCCGTTCTACTGTCGCTTGTTGGGTGCCATCGGCCCGGATCACATCGAGGGTGCGCTCGGCCTCGCCCATTGCGCTACGCAGCAGAGTGACCGGGTAGATCACCATATTGATGCCGACGCCGGAAAGTTGCTCAACGGTAAAGAGCTCGCTCTTGCCGAATTCGGTCATATTGGCCAGAATCGGCACCTCGACGGCTTTTCGGATTGCCTCGAAGTCAGCCAGTGTGTGCATAGCTTCCGGGAAGATCGCATCTGCTCCGGCGTCAACCAGAGCCTTGGCCCGGTTCACCGCCGAAGCGGTACCTTCCACGGCAGCCACGTCGGTGCGGGCCATAATCAGGAAGTTCTCATCCCTGCGGGCGTCCGCGGCGGCCCGGATCCGCTTCAGCGCGGTATCCAGATCCACCACCGCCTTGCCATCGAGGTGACCGCAGCGTTTCGGGTTGATCTGGTCCTCGATGTGCAGGCCAGCGAGCCCAGCGTCTTCGAATTCCTGCACGCTGCGGGCCACGTTCATCGGCTCACCGAAGCCGGTATCGGCATCGACGATGGCCGGCAGATCGGTCATTCGAGCAATTTGCTTGGCCCGCCCGGCCACTTCGCTGAGCGTGGTCAGGCCGATGTCAGGCAAGCCCAGATCGGCAGAGAGCACCGCGCCGGAGATGTAAACGCCGTCAAACTCTTTGTCCTGGATCAGCTTGGCAGAGAGCGGATTGAAGGCACCCGGGAACTGCTGTAGCGTCCCCGAGTTCAGCTTTGTGCGCAGATCGATTCTTTTCTGCGCCGCGCTGGTTTTGGCATACAACATTTAGAACAGTCCTTCCGTGGCATTGGTGATCACAAAGCCGTCTTTGGCCCGAATGTTCAGCTGCTCGAGTTCGCCCGCGGCCAGTTCTGGGAGCCGTTCGACGGCGGTCAGGAAGCGGTCCAGCTCGGCGGGCTCCACCGCCTCGGCGGCCAGGGTGCGCAGCTTGTTCACGTAGTTTTCCCGCGCGAAGGGACGAGCACCGAGCGGATGTGCATCGGCAACGGCAATTTCGTCAACGATCTTGCTGCCGTCGGTCAACTCGATTTCGACTCGACCGCCGAAAGCCTTTTCTGCCGGGTCAAGCGAGTGATAACGACGGGTCCACTCGGCGTCCTCGGCGGTAGTGATCTTATTCCACAGCTCAACGGTGTCGGCACGGCCAGCCCGTTCCGGGGTGTAAGAGTCCACGTGGTGCCAGCTGCCGTCCTGCAACGCCACCGCGAAGATATAGGGGATTGAATGATCAAGGGTTTCCCGCGAGGCGGTGGGATCGTACTTCTGCGGGTCGTTGGCGCCGGAACCAATCACGTAGTGCGTGTGGTGGCTGGTGTGCAGCACTATCGCTTTCACGTTCTTCGGCTCAGCCAGCTCTGGATGCTCGCCGTGCAGCTTGCGGGCCAGATCGATCCAGGCCTGCGCCTGGTACTCGGCGGAGTGCTCCTTGGTGTAGGAATCCAAGATGGCCCGCTTGGCTTCTCCAGCTTCGGGCAGCGGCACTTCATAAGCTGCTTCGGGGCCGTCCAATAGCCAGGCGATCACACCGTCTTCACCTTCGTAAATCGGCTCAGGCGAGGTTTGACCGCGCATCGTGCGGTCGACGGCTTCGATCGCCATTTTGCCCGCAAAGGCCGGAGCGTAAGCCTTCCAAGTGGAAATCTGACCCTTGCGCGACTGCCTAGTGGCGGTGGTGGTGTGCAAGGCCTGGCCGACTGCCTGGAAAATCGTTTCGGTGTCTAGACCGAGCAAGGTGCCAATGCCGGCGGCTGCGGAGGGGCCGAGATGGGCAACGTGGTCGATCTTGTGCTTATGCAGGCTGATCGCCTTGACCAGGTCAACCTGGATCTCGTAGCCGGTGGCGAGACCGCGGATCAGGTCCTTGCCGCTCTTCCCAGCGTGCTGGGCAACCGCGAGAATTGGCGGGATATTGTCACCCGGGTGTGAGTATTCGGCGGAGAGGAAGGTGTCGTGGTAATCCAGTTCTCGAACTGCGACGCCATTGGCGAAAGCAGCCCATTCCGGGCTGGTCTTCACTGTGTTGTCCAAACCAAACAGACCCGCGCCGTTGCCGTTCTTTGACGGCTGATGGGTCAGCGCCTGATCCCGGACCGCGACAATGGGAGCCCGGTTGAGCGAGGCAATGGCGACCGAGGCATTGTCGATGATCCGGTTAATGATCATTTCGGTGACTTCTTCGCTCACCTCGACCGGGTCGACGGCGACCTGGGCAATTTTGTAAGCGAGCTGATCTTCGCGAGCGAGGTTCTCTTCGCTCTTATAGACGCGAACGGGATGGTTTTTCACGGCGTGAGGCCTTTCTGCTGCTGTTCCGTTTTCAATTTCAGGCTTTTGCGGGTTCTAGGTTCGTGGTGCGACTGTTCTCGAGGATGTGCTGGAGTGAATTGTTCAGGTGCACGGTGGTGGTGGCGGCGGCGAGCAACGGGTTCTTGGCCGCCACTGCGGCGCATATTGCCGCGTGCTCAGAGGCGGTGGCTGCTAAGCGTCGGGGGTGTTCTTGTGCCATTCGGCGTGCACGAGCTAAGAGCGGGCGCAAGTTCTTCAGAGTGCTGACCAGAAAAGGGTTTCCGCAGTGCGCGTCGAGCGCCGCATCGAGATCGCCGGAAAGCTGGTAGTACTCCTCAATGGCCTGACCTGCCACCAGGCTCTGATGTGCCAGTTCGAAGCGGTGCTGCAAATCAGCGAAAACTTGGCCGATACCGCGTTCGGCGGCCAAGGCCGCAGTTTTCGCCTCTAGAGTTTCGCGCAGCTCATAAAGTTCCCGCACGGTCTCTAGCGAAATTTCGGTAACTACGACGCCGCGGCCACCCTTCGCCGTCGTCAGTCCTTCGGCGGTGAGTCGGGAGAGTGCCTCGCGCACCGGGGTGCGGCTGACGCCGAGCCGTTCAGAGAGTTCGACTTCGGCCAACACAGTGCCGGGAAGCAGGCGCCACGCCACGATGTCCTCGTGCAGGCTTTGATAGGCCTTCTCGCTGGCGCGCATAGTTACAGTGTATACAAAAAAGCGAGATTATCGAGGCTTGGTGCCAGAAAATCTCAGGAAGGTATACATTGATGCGATTTTGAGGGTCTAATAGTTATTGTTGCTTGTCGGTTCGTAGGGCGGCACCGAACGGCGCAGCAAGAACAGGCGATGATTACCGCAAACGTTTAGCGCCAACCTCTAGTGAACTAGCCGAGGCTGGGAAATCCCGGCAAACCGTCAATGCTTTGGGCATTTCTCTCTGTGCGGTATTCAGCCATTCCCTCTGGGCCTTTCTTCTCGGCTTGCAGCCGAAGTAAATCGCGTTCGCCGCTCATCTGCATAATTGGCACGCCCCAACCGCAGGAATCGCTGATTCGGGTCACCTTGACAGTAATAACTGCCCGGGTGCTCGGATGCTTAGGATGCAGTGCGGTGACTTCTTCGAAAGCCGGTTCGCCCGGGAGCGACACCGTGCCCTGACCATGCAATCGGACAATCCGAGGGCGTGAGTCGAAGGAGTTGAACATCAAACAGACCCGGCCGTTTTCGCGCAGGTGTGCAATTGTCTCCACCCCGCTGCCGGTGTAATCGACCCAACCCACTCGATGGGCATCGAGTACTGAGAAGGAGTCGTGGCCGCGCGGAGAGATGTTCACGTGGCCTGCGGCGTCGAGAGGGGCCGTTGCCACGAACCACATTGGCTGCTGTTCGATCCAGGCTTTGAGCTTGTCGTCAATGGAATCGAATATTTTGCCCATGTCTCCGAGTCTACCCAAGGACGTCAGTCGGATCTGGAGAAGTGGTATCAGCGATGATACCTTCTGCTTATGGCAATGACGCTTCGCGTCAACGAGGAAGATACTCAGATGCTTCGGCAGCGAGCTGAGCAAGATTGGCGTTTCGATGCAAGAAGTTGCTCGCGCCGCCGTTCAGGAGTACTTGCGTCACAGCGACCGCAAAGAGCTGTTGGATAACGCTATCCGGGACACCCTCGCACGTTATTCCGATACTTTGAGGCGTCTTGGCGAATGATCTTCTTCCTCTCCGCAGAGGAGGCCCTATTGCTGGCGTCTGCGGCGATGGGGCAGGCGCCGGAGGTGCGGGACTATGGTTTGCTGCAATCCGCCTTGGTGCGACCACAGACCCAGCTGTTCGGTGACGACGCCTACCCAGAATTGCATCTCAAGGCGGCTGCGCTGCTGCATTCCCTGGTGAAAAATTATTGTCTTGTTGACGGCAATAAGCGGCTTGGCTTCGCTTGCACTGCAGTATTTCTTGTGGCAAACGGCGAGCCATTGATGCTCTCCCAAGAGGATGCTTATCAGCTTACGATGGCCGTCGCTGCGGGGGAACTGGATGATTTGAAGGTAATCGCCAGCGCGCTCGCAAAGCCAGAATATTCGTTTCTTCCCGAGTGACCTGACACTTAGAACGGCGCTGGCCCCGCCCACTGAATGCGCAGTTTCGGTGGGCAGGGCCAGTTCTCCCCAGTGAATCGTTTGATTCGACGGGCAGGGGTGTGCTGGTTGCGGGGCGCTAGGCTAACGGTTCAGGATCAGCGTGCAGCACTTCGCGCCACCGCCAGACTTCAGGAATTCAGAGATGTCCACCGGAACCGGAGTGAAGCCATGCTCGCGCAATTGTGCTTGGAAGCTCACTGCCTGCTCGGCCACTACGACGTTCTTACCGTCGCTCACCGCGTTCAGCGCAAACCATTCCGCGTCTTCCACTGAAACATGGATCTGCTGCAAGCCAAGGCCGTCCAGGATTTGCCGGGAACGCTCGGAGAATGCCTCAGGAACCAGTGCAATGGTGTGCTCGTCCAGGATGGTGAGGGCTGTGTCGATGTGATACCAACGTGGATCGATGAGTTCCAAAGTTTCAGTGGGGAGGCCGAGTAGCTCGGTGACCTCATCGCCGGCACCGAGTTCGCTGCGGAAACCGCTACCGCCCAGCATTACGCTCCCGGTCCAGAGAAAATCGCCCTCGCCTTCGTTGACCAATTTGGGGTGGACAACCTCAAAGCCCTGAGCCGCAAACCACTGCGCAAAGTAGGCCTCTTCGGCTTGGCGGTACTCGGAGCGGAACTTGCTGATCAAGGCCTTATTGCCTTTCACAATGCCGGCGTTGGCGGTGAAGACCATATCCGGCAAGCCGGGAACATCTTCCATGACCTCGACGGTGTGTCCGAGCTTGAGGTAGGTCTGACGGAGGTTCTCCCACTGTGACATTGCTAACTCGGCATTGACCTCGACGCTAACGTCCATCCAGCGGTTGATCGAGTAGTAGACCTCGAAGTTTCCCGGCCGGCACATCAGATATCGCTGAGGTTTAGCTTGACGCTGCCCGGTTTTTTCCGCTGCGGCATCGGTCAAGGTGCTGTCGGCTGGTGCTTCGCTGAGTGTCTGAGTCATGGCAGCAAGTCCTTTTGTCGGTTGCAATTGTTGAAGTGCTTGCGTCGTGATCCAGCAGATGGGCATCACAACGCAGCGCCCTGGGCAGAGGAACCAGCAGGCGTTGCGGTAAAGATTTCCTCAAAATTGTGGGGCGGTTTTTAGGTTAGCTTATCCTAAGTTACTATTACAGACATGGTTGATGTGATGATCCCTACAGCGCTGGCCGGAGAGAGCCTCACGCTGTCTTATGGCAAGCGCCGGGTAGTGGAAGCTGCCTCACTGAGCCTTGAAGCAGCTAAGGTCACTACCTTGGTGGGGCCGAACGGCAGCGGCAAATCAACCCTGCTGCGCTCCTTGGCGCGGCTGCATCAGTTGGATTCGGGCACCGTTTCCTTAGCAGGACATCCGGACGCCACGCTGCTCAGTCGTCGCGAATTCGCCCAGCGCGTTACCTTGTTGGCCCAGCATCGTCCCAATCCGAGCGGGATCAGCGTGCGCGATTTAGTGAGCTATGGTAGGCAGCCGTAT is a window encoding:
- a CDS encoding 8-oxo-dGTP diphosphatase, with translation MSAAKVTLVFLLRSGEVLLGLKKTGFGTGKVVGIGGHLETGESARDAAVREVFEETSVRVQSADLYYRGSVRFRFPAMPDWDMDTEVFSALNWQGEPQESAEIAPRWHRLDALPLTQMWQDAEHWLPLMLSYPEGEQITQRFIVRMATDNESVESVQTESERQVSEARER
- a CDS encoding alpha-galactosidase, with the protein product MIRAEEDTVKHPTNALISLQAAQVALVLDCREGRLPEVVHWGEALGALSDQELLALAEANISPVVSNMVDLPVRVAILPAHSAGWLGRPGLSGSRDGTAWSPQFTVSALQLDGHAVEGLPEPQGPVVLQGQRLIVQASDPAAQLGLRLEIEMTDSGLLRARAELQNQSTQPYQLDELNFAFPVPLAAQELLDFAGHWGKERVPQRSRMTVGSHLREGRKGRTGSDAATLLCLGKQGFCFQQGEVWSVHLGFSGNHRHYAERTFHGVQLLGAGELLLPGEVRLTQGQSYQSPWVYASYGQGLDEVAAKFHRFLRELPGRASKPRPATLNVWEAVYFDHDLERLLGLAETAAHIGVERFVLDDGWFLGRRDDRAGLGDWYVDPAVWPNGLAPLVGRVGELGMEFGLWFEPEMVNLDSELARRHPEWVMATGDRLPVESRHQQVLNLAIPEAYEFIRDRMVELLTEYSISYIKWDHNRDLVDAGRQPSGVPSVHEQTLATYRLMDELKARFPELEIESCSSGGARVDLGVLERTDRVWASDCIDPLERQHIDRWTGQLIPPELIGSHVASTRSHTTGRRHDLSFRAGTALFGHFGIEWDLNAASAEELAELADWIRLYQQERPLLHSGKVVRVDHADPSLLIRGVVSADQRQGLFQLAYLSRSEFAPRGRFQLAGLDPEARYQVRLLAPGDKPHGLVAPHWLTQLSAAASDDTQYSGAALQKVGLQLPEASPEQIVLLKLSAL
- a CDS encoding RNA polymerase sigma factor; amino-acid sequence: MEPDRESQFVAMHQDCYSLIYAFVQRRINDPEASQELAADVFRIVWQKWQGEAPRLPWLYAVARNVIGNEYRSRERRRQLQSRLRAEAVAQSGSNEPESYVLEVLETLKNADREVLQLAYWEQLSLAEIGVVLQISPTTAKVRLHRAREAFRRAMPRTGLTTSTQQEA
- a CDS encoding bifunctional 2-methylcitrate synthase/citrate synthase yields the protein MAEETQEIKKGLAGVVVDYTAVSKVNPETNSLLYRGYPVQDLAAQKSFEEVALLLWNGELPSEAELTEFEALERANRALDSNVKAAIDLLPTSCHPMDVCRTATSVIGANHALAEDSSAEANLRKAQELFAAMPAVVAYDQRRRHGLAPVDPREDLGYSANFLWMTFGEEAAPEVVEAFNVSMILYAEHSFNASTFTARVITSTLADLHSAVTGAIGALKGPLHGGANEAVMHTFEEIQSTGVDAKSWLDDALAQKKKIMGFGHRVYKNGDSRVPTMKEALEKMSAHYQRADMLELYSALESAMGEAKNIKPNLDYPAGPTYHLMGFDTPTFTPLFVASRITGWTAHIMEQAASNSLIRPLSAYNGPSEREI
- the prpB gene encoding methylisocitrate lyase codes for the protein MLYAKTSAAQKRIDLRTKLNSGTLQQFPGAFNPLSAKLIQDKEFDGVYISGAVLSADLGLPDIGLTTLSEVAGRAKQIARMTDLPAIVDADTGFGEPMNVARSVQEFEDAGLAGLHIEDQINPKRCGHLDGKAVVDLDTALKRIRAAADARRDENFLIMARTDVAAVEGTASAVNRAKALVDAGADAIFPEAMHTLADFEAIRKAVEVPILANMTEFGKSELFTVEQLSGVGINMVIYPVTLLRSAMGEAERTLDVIRADGTQQATVERMQTRARLYELVDYEGYNQFDSAVFNFSAPVQFTTQL
- a CDS encoding MmgE/PrpD family protein, yielding MKNHPVRVYKSEENLAREDQLAYKIAQVAVDPVEVSEEVTEMIINRIIDNASVAIASLNRAPIVAVRDQALTHQPSKNGNGAGLFGLDNTVKTSPEWAAFANGVAVRELDYHDTFLSAEYSHPGDNIPPILAVAQHAGKSGKDLIRGLATGYEIQVDLVKAISLHKHKIDHVAHLGPSAAAGIGTLLGLDTETIFQAVGQALHTTTATRQSRKGQISTWKAYAPAFAGKMAIEAVDRTMRGQTSPEPIYEGEDGVIAWLLDGPEAAYEVPLPEAGEAKRAILDSYTKEHSAEYQAQAWIDLARKLHGEHPELAEPKNVKAIVLHTSHHTHYVIGSGANDPQKYDPTASRETLDHSIPYIFAVALQDGSWHHVDSYTPERAGRADTVELWNKITTAEDAEWTRRYHSLDPAEKAFGGRVEIELTDGSKIVDEIAVADAHPLGARPFARENYVNKLRTLAAEAVEPAELDRFLTAVERLPELAAGELEQLNIRAKDGFVITNATEGLF
- a CDS encoding GntR family transcriptional regulator, whose protein sequence is MRASEKAYQSLHEDIVAWRLLPGTVLAEVELSERLGVSRTPVREALSRLTAEGLTTAKGGRGVVVTEISLETVRELYELRETLEAKTAALAAERGIGQVFADLQHRFELAHQSLVAGQAIEEYYQLSGDLDAALDAHCGNPFLVSTLKNLRPLLARARRMAQEHPRRLAATASEHAAICAAVAAKNPLLAAATTTVHLNNSLQHILENSRTTNLEPAKA
- a CDS encoding pyridoxamine 5'-phosphate oxidase family protein; translation: MGKIFDSIDDKLKAWIEQQPMWFVATAPLDAAGHVNISPRGHDSFSVLDAHRVGWVDYTGSGVETIAHLRENGRVCLMFNSFDSRPRIVRLHGQGTVSLPGEPAFEEVTALHPKHPSTRAVITVKVTRISDSCGWGVPIMQMSGERDLLRLQAEKKGPEGMAEYRTERNAQSIDGLPGFPSLG
- a CDS encoding type II toxin-antitoxin system death-on-curing family toxin, producing the protein MIFFLSAEEALLLASAAMGQAPEVRDYGLLQSALVRPQTQLFGDDAYPELHLKAAALLHSLVKNYCLVDGNKRLGFACTAVFLVANGEPLMLSQEDAYQLTMAVAAGELDDLKVIASALAKPEYSFLPE
- the ddaH gene encoding dimethylargininase, which translates into the protein MTQTLSEAPADSTLTDAAAEKTGQRQAKPQRYLMCRPGNFEVYYSINRWMDVSVEVNAELAMSQWENLRQTYLKLGHTVEVMEDVPGLPDMVFTANAGIVKGNKALISKFRSEYRQAEEAYFAQWFAAQGFEVVHPKLVNEGEGDFLWTGSVMLGGSGFRSELGAGDEVTELLGLPTETLELIDPRWYHIDTALTILDEHTIALVPEAFSERSRQILDGLGLQQIHVSVEDAEWFALNAVSDGKNVVVAEQAVSFQAQLREHGFTPVPVDISEFLKSGGGAKCCTLILNR